One Xenopus tropicalis strain Nigerian chromosome 8, UCB_Xtro_10.0, whole genome shotgun sequence genomic window carries:
- the dnz1 gene encoding DNZDHHC/NEW1 zinc finger protein 11 gives MAGCVRDPCGLLCVLLTYLSLGYADYVIIRHVLLQHYSEGIWCPLHAVGFNLMVVMLLACHTRAVFSDPGTVPLPDTAIDFSDLRSGTPRKNDTGNEDWTVCNRCETYRPPRAHHCRICHRCIRRMDHHCPWINNCVGELNQKYFIQFLFYTGLTSLYAMGLVVATWLWPPKRGYVEEPDTGVPAHSNVQIAHYILLLVESVLFGLFVTVIFYDQIVSIMNDETPIEQLRKRLLKEARREVAHTRKPKMALLREVFGRGYMMCWIFPCNCAPASGGPAYSYLPDYDV, from the exons ATGGCGGGCTGTGTGCGGGATCCGTGCGGGCTGCTGTGTGTGCTGCTCACCTACCTGAGCCTGGGGTACGCCGACTATGTCATCATCCGGCACGTCCTGCTCCAGCACTACTCTGAGGG cATCTGGTGCCCACTTCACGCTGTTGGATTCAACTTGATGGTGGTTATGCTGCTGGCCTGTCACACCCGGGCCGTCTTCTCTGACCCAG GCACCGTGCCCTTGCCCGACACGGCCATAGACTTCTCCGACCTGCGCTCTGGCACCCCGCGCAAGAACGACACG GGCAACGAGGATTGGACAGTGTGTAATCGCTGTGAAACGTACCGCCCCCCAAGAGCCCATCACTGTCGGATCTGCCACCGGTGCATCAGGCGAATGGACCACCACTGCCCCTG GATAAACAACTGCGTGGGGGAACTGAACCAGAAATACTTCATCCAGTTCCTGTTTTACACCG GTCTCACCAGCCTATACGCCATGGGACTAGTAGTGGCCACGTGGTTATGGCCGCCCAAGAGAGGTTACGTGGAGGAACCGGACACAGGAGTCCCCGCCCACAGCAACGTGCagat AGCTCACTATATCCTTTTGCTGGTGGAGTCGGTGCTGTTTGGACTCTTCGTTACCGTAATTTTCTACGATCAG ATTGTCTCCATTATGAATGACGAGACGCCCATCGAGCAGTTACGGAAGCGGCTGCTGAAGGAGGCGCGCAGGGAGGTGGCGCACACCCGGAAGCCCAAGATGGCGCTGCTGCGGGAGGTGTTCGGCAGAG GTTACATGATGTGCTGGATCTTCCCGTGTAACTGCGCTCCGGCCAGCGGCGGCCCCGCTTACAGCTACCTGCCCGACTACGatgtgtga